In a genomic window of Terriglobia bacterium:
- the queA gene encoding tRNA preQ1(34) S-adenosylmethionine ribosyltransferase-isomerase QueA codes for MQYCRGRRIKGNRARKAVWLYYPTFRRIANKYTCSAAYNRAVLVSEFDFHLPEELIAQQPLADRAASRMLHLDRNSGAFQDTGFREFPNLLRPGDLLVLNNTRVLPARLFGHRGGLHAQRLSPQNPAMRDFLHGKVEVLLAKQVSLHPPTWQCLVRPGRKIRVGENLFFGEGTAYELHAEIIEHGEFGERTIQFDDVPDFFERLEKLGHVPLPPYIHRQDRTEDRDQYQTVFARNPGSVAAPTAGLHFTPEILDQIRNRGIEIAEVTLHVGLGTFQPVRNEVVEENKLHTETFEIGEEAAAKLNQAHSENRRVIAVGTTAVRTLEYAAAEDGTIQPQRGEADIFIYPGWRGPDAPNRGFRLVQAVLTNFHLPKSTLLMLVSAFAGRESVLRAYDHAVAERYRFFSYGDCMFIE; via the coding sequence ATGCAGTACTGCCGCGGACGCAGGATAAAAGGGAACCGGGCGCGCAAGGCAGTTTGGTTATACTACCCCACCTTTCGGCGGATCGCCAACAAATACACTTGCAGCGCCGCCTATAATCGAGCAGTGCTGGTTTCGGAGTTCGATTTCCACCTTCCCGAGGAGTTGATCGCGCAGCAACCGCTTGCCGATCGCGCTGCCTCGCGTATGCTCCACCTCGACCGCAACTCCGGCGCCTTCCAGGATACCGGCTTCCGAGAGTTCCCGAACCTGCTCCGCCCGGGTGATCTGCTGGTCCTTAACAATACCCGCGTCTTGCCTGCCCGCCTCTTCGGTCACCGAGGCGGCCTGCACGCCCAACGCCTCAGCCCCCAAAACCCCGCCATGCGAGACTTTCTCCACGGCAAAGTCGAAGTGCTGCTGGCGAAGCAGGTCAGCCTGCACCCACCCACCTGGCAATGCCTGGTTCGCCCGGGACGAAAGATTCGCGTGGGAGAGAACCTCTTTTTCGGCGAGGGTACCGCCTACGAGTTACACGCAGAGATCATCGAGCACGGCGAGTTCGGGGAACGAACGATCCAATTCGACGATGTCCCCGACTTTTTCGAACGGCTCGAGAAACTCGGCCACGTGCCCCTGCCGCCCTACATCCATCGCCAGGATCGCACCGAAGACCGCGACCAGTACCAGACCGTCTTCGCGCGCAATCCCGGGTCCGTAGCCGCGCCCACCGCCGGCCTGCACTTCACCCCGGAAATCCTCGACCAGATTCGCAACCGGGGCATTGAGATCGCCGAAGTCACCCTGCATGTGGGCCTTGGAACTTTCCAGCCCGTCCGCAATGAAGTCGTCGAAGAGAACAAGCTACACACCGAAACCTTCGAGATCGGCGAAGAAGCAGCTGCCAAGCTGAACCAGGCGCATTCGGAAAACCGACGCGTCATCGCTGTAGGCACCACGGCGGTTCGAACCCTGGAGTATGCCGCCGCCGAAGACGGAACGATTCAGCCCCAGCGCGGCGAGGCCGACATCTTCATCTACCCCGGCTGGCGCGGCCCTGACGCTCCTAATCGTGGCTTCCGCTTGGTGCAAGCCGTGCTGACCAATTTTCACTTGCCCAAGTCCACGCTGCTGATGCTCGTCTCCGCCTTCGCCGGCCGCGAAAGCGTCCTCCGCGCGTACGACCACGCCGTCGCCGAGCGCTATAGATTTTTTTCCTATGGGGATTGCATGTTTATCGAGTGA
- a CDS encoding cupin domain-containing protein, which translates to MTSSASSSERRFLLREAMQMIPEGDGRFAEVFRHGTLRVEIYAPRSRDPQQPHSQDELYVVVQGEGIFMNGETRQPFGPGDVLFAAAGEVHRFEEFTDDFYTWVIFYGPEGGEK; encoded by the coding sequence ATGACCTCTTCCGCAAGTTCAAGCGAACGCCGCTTCCTGCTTCGCGAAGCGATGCAGATGATTCCCGAAGGCGACGGGCGCTTCGCCGAAGTCTTCCGTCATGGGACGCTGCGCGTCGAAATCTACGCGCCTCGCTCGCGGGATCCTCAACAACCGCACAGCCAGGATGAGCTGTACGTGGTCGTCCAAGGTGAAGGGATCTTCATGAACGGCGAAACGCGACAGCCGTTCGGGCCGGGAGACGTGCTGTTTGCGGCGGCTGGAGAGGTACACCGATTCGAAGAGTTCACGGATGATTTCTACACTTGGGTGATCTTTTACGGGCCGGAGGGCGGGGAGAAGTAG
- the polA gene encoding DNA polymerase I yields MPARTKSPKPAESAPSENKAPVAHPPKLPPDTGKGRIFLIDSMSFIFRAYHAMARQRPMSTKTGIPTSATYVFVNMLNKLRNDFAPEYICAVFDLSGPTFRDQQAAAMKLKKFDKDAGAYVDVAYQGYKANRSAMPEDLAQQIPYIRRALDIYRIPILAMEGFEADDVIGTLAREAAERKYPVYVVSSDKDMLQLVNDQVCVLNPPKDNLICDAAKVEEILGVPPERVIDVMALRGDSIDNIPGAPGIGDKGSVELIQRFGSLQNLLDHSDEVERKTYRESLQHNREAILLSRDLVTIDQNVPIEFEPERMKAQPPDVAGARQLFTELEFNTLVQEFLGEGDEVGETDYREIKSTTELEKFLKARPVEAALAIAVDASLSETTEAEEPDTEEDSTQGSLALDTLPPATQIGPESIAFAYRKASAAIISLRDDKLRDIVRKTLADPKLTKAVHDLKSAMHALQPAGMSIECLEHDTMLYAYLLDPTYTTYTLKDLALRRLSLKLSGSLAEAADMVSRLAADLSKEVDARNLRKTYEQIDHPLVPVLARMEDAGIKIDCDVLAAMSERLERECHAKAREIYAKSGHNFNINSPKQLGDVLFNKLNLPRPVKYGKGKTISTAVDVLEGLASEHEVPRLVLDYRQLSKLKSTYVDALPALCRADSGRLHTQLNQAATSTGRISSTNPNLQNIPVRTEIGREIRAAFIAEKGNVLLSVDYSQIELRLMAHFSEDPLLTKAFLSGGDVHKATAAELFGVPVDEVTSEQRAAAKTVNFATIYGQREFSLGQQLGISTAEAKQFIAAYFEKYSGVRRFIDRTLEEARRDGLVRTLFGRVRPLPDINSKNFNLRGFAERTAVNTPLQGTAADLIKLAMIRIDRDLTDRKLRTRMLLQVHDELVFEVPNEEIEEVRALVQDRMEKVWELRVPLVAEAGVGSNWRDLD; encoded by the coding sequence TTGCCAGCTCGCACGAAATCCCCGAAACCCGCTGAATCCGCGCCTTCCGAGAACAAAGCGCCCGTCGCGCACCCGCCCAAGCTGCCGCCCGACACCGGCAAAGGTCGCATCTTCCTCATCGATTCCATGTCGTTCATCTTCCGCGCCTACCACGCCATGGCGCGGCAGCGGCCCATGTCCACCAAGACCGGCATTCCCACCAGCGCGACTTATGTCTTCGTGAACATGCTCAACAAGCTGCGGAACGACTTCGCGCCCGAGTACATCTGCGCCGTCTTCGATCTCTCCGGCCCGACCTTCCGCGACCAGCAGGCCGCGGCCATGAAGTTGAAGAAGTTCGACAAGGATGCCGGTGCTTACGTCGATGTCGCCTATCAAGGCTACAAGGCCAACCGCTCGGCGATGCCCGAAGACCTCGCCCAGCAGATCCCCTATATCCGCCGCGCCCTCGACATCTACCGTATTCCGATCCTCGCCATGGAAGGTTTTGAGGCCGACGACGTCATCGGGACCCTGGCCCGTGAGGCGGCCGAGCGGAAGTATCCCGTCTATGTCGTCTCCAGCGACAAGGACATGCTGCAGCTCGTCAACGACCAAGTCTGCGTCCTCAATCCGCCCAAAGATAACCTGATCTGCGACGCCGCGAAAGTCGAGGAGATCCTCGGCGTCCCACCCGAGCGCGTCATCGATGTAATGGCTCTGCGTGGTGACTCTATCGACAACATCCCCGGCGCTCCCGGCATCGGCGACAAGGGGTCCGTCGAGTTGATTCAGCGCTTCGGTTCACTGCAGAACCTGCTCGACCACTCCGACGAGGTCGAACGCAAGACTTACCGCGAGTCTCTGCAACACAACCGCGAAGCGATTTTGCTCAGCCGCGACCTGGTGACGATCGACCAGAACGTCCCCATCGAATTCGAACCAGAGAGGATGAAAGCTCAACCACCCGATGTCGCAGGCGCGCGGCAGCTCTTCACCGAGCTTGAATTCAACACCCTCGTGCAGGAGTTCCTGGGAGAGGGAGACGAAGTCGGCGAAACCGATTACCGGGAAATCAAGTCCACAACCGAACTCGAGAAGTTCCTCAAGGCTCGCCCGGTTGAAGCGGCCTTGGCCATCGCGGTCGACGCATCCTTGTCTGAGACAACTGAAGCCGAAGAACCCGATACGGAGGAGGATTCCACCCAGGGCAGCCTTGCCCTCGACACCCTGCCGCCCGCCACCCAAATCGGCCCGGAATCCATCGCATTCGCATACAGAAAAGCCAGCGCCGCGATCATTTCTCTCCGCGACGACAAGCTTCGTGACATCGTGCGCAAGACGCTCGCCGATCCGAAGCTCACGAAAGCCGTCCACGACCTCAAATCTGCCATGCACGCGCTGCAACCCGCCGGGATGTCGATCGAATGTCTAGAGCACGACACCATGCTCTACGCCTATCTGCTCGACCCGACGTACACGACCTACACACTCAAAGACCTCGCTCTCCGCCGCCTGAGCCTGAAACTGAGCGGCTCGCTGGCCGAGGCCGCGGACATGGTTTCGCGCCTCGCCGCCGATCTTTCGAAAGAAGTCGACGCCCGCAACCTTCGAAAGACCTACGAGCAGATCGACCATCCGCTGGTCCCTGTGCTCGCCCGCATGGAAGACGCCGGCATCAAGATCGATTGCGACGTCCTCGCCGCTATGTCCGAGCGTCTCGAACGCGAGTGCCACGCGAAAGCCCGTGAGATCTACGCGAAATCCGGACACAATTTCAACATCAACTCGCCCAAGCAACTCGGCGACGTGCTTTTCAACAAGCTGAACCTGCCCAGGCCCGTCAAGTACGGCAAGGGCAAGACGATTTCCACTGCGGTCGACGTTCTCGAGGGACTCGCCAGCGAGCACGAAGTCCCGCGCCTCGTGCTCGACTACCGCCAGCTCTCGAAGTTGAAATCAACCTACGTCGATGCGCTCCCGGCGCTGTGCCGTGCCGACTCCGGCCGTCTTCACACGCAGCTGAACCAGGCCGCCACTTCGACCGGACGCATCTCGTCCACGAATCCGAACCTGCAGAACATCCCGGTTCGTACTGAAATCGGCCGCGAGATCCGCGCCGCCTTCATCGCCGAAAAGGGCAATGTTTTGCTTTCCGTAGACTATTCGCAGATCGAGTTGCGCCTCATGGCGCACTTCTCCGAAGACCCGCTACTGACCAAAGCATTCCTCAGTGGCGGAGACGTGCACAAAGCCACTGCGGCGGAACTATTCGGTGTTCCCGTCGATGAGGTCACAAGTGAGCAGCGCGCAGCCGCCAAAACCGTGAACTTTGCCACCATCTATGGGCAGCGCGAGTTCTCGCTCGGACAGCAACTGGGCATCTCCACCGCGGAAGCCAAGCAGTTCATCGCCGCTTATTTCGAGAAGTATTCCGGCGTGCGCCGCTTTATCGACCGTACCCTCGAGGAGGCCCGCCGCGACGGCCTCGTGCGGACGCTCTTCGGCCGAGTCCGCCCTTTGCCCGACATCAACAGCAAGAATTTCAACCTCCGAGGCTTTGCCGAACGCACGGCTGTTAACACGCCGCTGCAGGGAACCGCCGCCGATCTCATTAAGCTCGCCATGATCCGCATCGACCGCGATCTGACCGACCGCAAGCTGCGAACCCGCATGTTGCTTCAGGTTCACGACGAGCTTGTCTTTGAGGTCCCGAACGAAGAAATTGAAGAAGTCCGCGCGCTCGTTCAGGATCGGATGGAGAAGGTCTGGGAACTCCGTGTCCCCCTGGTCGCCGAAGCCGGCGTGGGATCCAACTGGCGCGATTTGGATTAA
- the glmM gene encoding phosphoglucosamine mutase has protein sequence MQAARQLFGTDGIRGIAGEYPLNPATVFAIGRALGARLKRSNANARVVFGQDTRESSAWISETLARGLMESGIAFASAGVLTTPGVAYLARTNGFAAGIVVSASHNPWRDNGIKLFGPDGMKLPDAIEHEIETEIFSHLAELAGSHGEPTKDSHDVLPGEATLRDDYVQWLSTNVERAGLRGMRVLVDCANGAATSVAPELFRICGVEGEYLNVHPNGQNINDGCGALHPEHVARQVAAANGHYSLGITFDGDADRALFSDANGRVVNGDAVMLMSARDMKKHGRLKGDTVVATTMSNMGLEKALRGEGVQMLRANVGDKYVLEQMLKTGAMLGGEQSGHILFMDGESTTGDGLLTALRVLDIIARSGRTLAELVADLKEFPQLIRNVKVREKLPMEQLPRVIEAIHAAEADLDGNGRVVVRYSGTEKLARVMVEAESESLTKKHVEAIAGALQREIGA, from the coding sequence ATGCAAGCTGCCCGCCAACTTTTCGGTACTGACGGTATCCGCGGCATTGCCGGAGAGTATCCGCTCAACCCAGCGACGGTTTTTGCGATTGGGCGCGCGTTGGGCGCGCGACTGAAACGAAGCAATGCCAATGCGCGCGTTGTTTTTGGCCAGGACACGCGGGAGTCGAGCGCGTGGATTTCCGAAACGCTGGCGCGTGGACTGATGGAGAGCGGCATTGCGTTTGCCAGCGCGGGTGTGCTCACGACGCCGGGAGTCGCGTACCTGGCGCGCACGAATGGATTCGCGGCGGGAATCGTGGTGTCGGCGTCGCATAACCCCTGGCGCGATAACGGGATCAAGCTGTTTGGGCCGGATGGGATGAAGCTGCCTGACGCGATCGAGCACGAGATCGAGACGGAGATTTTTTCACATCTGGCGGAACTGGCTGGTTCTCACGGTGAGCCTACGAAAGACAGCCATGACGTTCTGCCGGGCGAGGCGACGTTGCGCGACGACTACGTGCAGTGGCTGAGCACGAATGTCGAGAGGGCTGGACTGCGCGGTATGCGGGTGCTGGTGGACTGTGCGAATGGCGCGGCAACTTCGGTCGCACCTGAATTGTTCCGGATCTGTGGCGTCGAGGGCGAGTATCTGAATGTGCATCCGAATGGGCAGAATATCAATGACGGGTGCGGGGCTCTGCATCCGGAGCACGTGGCCAGGCAAGTAGCGGCAGCAAATGGACATTATTCGCTGGGCATCACGTTTGACGGCGATGCCGATCGCGCGCTGTTCAGCGACGCCAATGGGCGCGTGGTGAATGGCGATGCGGTGATGCTGATGTCTGCTCGCGATATGAAGAAGCACGGTCGACTAAAGGGCGACACGGTTGTGGCTACGACGATGTCGAACATGGGGTTGGAGAAGGCGCTGCGCGGCGAAGGTGTTCAGATGCTGCGTGCGAACGTGGGCGACAAGTATGTGCTGGAGCAGATGCTGAAAACAGGCGCGATGCTCGGCGGCGAACAGTCGGGGCACATCCTGTTCATGGATGGCGAGTCGACGACGGGGGATGGACTGTTGACGGCTCTGCGGGTGCTCGACATTATAGCGCGCTCGGGAAGAACTTTGGCTGAGCTGGTTGCTGATCTTAAGGAGTTCCCGCAGTTGATTCGGAATGTGAAGGTTCGCGAAAAGTTGCCGATGGAACAGTTGCCGCGGGTGATCGAGGCTATTCACGCGGCGGAAGCGGACCTCGATGGCAATGGCCGAGTCGTCGTGCGTTACTCGGGCACCGAGAAGCTGGCGCGCGTGATGGTGGAAGCGGAGAGCGAATCGTTAACCAAGAAGCACGTTGAAGCGATCGCGGGCGCGTTGCAGCGGGAAATTGGCGCGTAG
- a CDS encoding CdaR family protein, translated as MRRFLQKYVLHNFGLKFLALLIAFGLWYSVADDPVAEIAINVPIELHNIPNNLVVSSEVIPEAQIRVRGPARVIRQLRPEEIHPIIDLTGVKPGEKTFDLTAQQIHLPGEADVVQVVPSHLRISFDYSAHKEVEVRPRVTGSFASGYRLVGAQVEPSRVEIVGPEQRVNMIENAITDPVDATGVMGRASFTTNVYIPDPLVRLVKPAPVRVTVITEKTSPVPDKNSATPGAP; from the coding sequence GTGAGACGATTCCTCCAGAAATACGTTCTGCACAATTTCGGGCTGAAGTTTCTGGCGCTGCTCATCGCGTTCGGATTGTGGTATAGCGTGGCGGACGACCCGGTGGCGGAAATTGCGATCAACGTGCCGATCGAACTGCACAACATCCCCAACAACCTGGTGGTGAGCAGCGAGGTGATTCCGGAGGCGCAGATTCGCGTGCGTGGCCCGGCCCGCGTGATTCGTCAGCTACGACCGGAAGAGATCCATCCGATCATTGATTTAACTGGCGTGAAACCGGGAGAAAAGACGTTTGACCTGACCGCGCAGCAGATTCACCTGCCTGGCGAGGCTGACGTGGTGCAGGTGGTGCCTTCGCATCTCCGGATCAGCTTTGACTACAGCGCTCACAAGGAAGTAGAGGTCAGGCCGCGGGTGACGGGAAGCTTTGCATCCGGGTATCGGCTGGTCGGCGCGCAGGTGGAACCATCACGGGTCGAGATCGTGGGGCCGGAACAACGAGTGAATATGATTGAGAACGCCATCACCGACCCGGTGGACGCAACGGGAGTGATGGGCCGCGCGAGTTTCACAACGAATGTGTATATCCCCGACCCGCTGGTGCGACTGGTGAAACCCGCGCCAGTGCGGGTCACGGTTATCACGGAAAAGACTTCCCCTGTCCCAGACAAAAACTCTGCAACTCCAGGAGCTCCGTAG
- the cdaA gene encoding diadenylate cyclase CdaA, with the protein MFPQFSLNATLDILVVAFLIYQFLLLIRGTRAAPMLLGVGTLVIAFYVSHLLGLRTVDWLVTNVVPYAIFALIVVFQAEIRHALARLGRKLTFSRMQSANGMDSYDDIVLAANLFSQNQTGALIVIEREIGLRTYIESGVPLDAQLSYDLLATIFRPSAPLHDGAVIIRRDRIAAAACFLPLSMNPLLSTQLGTRHRAGIGVTEETDAISVIVSEESGAISLAVGGNVERDITPERLRERLAELLRRYVPKPAMPTSIANTTADLADIEGPADASSAAQRATLAGDDGDEREDERA; encoded by the coding sequence ATGTTTCCACAGTTTTCGCTCAACGCGACACTCGATATCCTGGTTGTGGCATTCCTGATCTATCAATTTTTGTTGCTGATTCGCGGGACACGTGCAGCTCCCATGCTGCTCGGGGTTGGCACGTTGGTGATTGCGTTTTACGTGTCGCATCTACTCGGACTGCGCACGGTGGATTGGCTGGTCACGAACGTCGTTCCGTACGCGATTTTTGCGTTGATTGTGGTGTTCCAGGCTGAGATTCGGCATGCCCTGGCACGACTCGGACGCAAGCTGACGTTCTCGCGGATGCAATCGGCGAACGGGATGGACTCGTACGACGATATTGTCCTGGCGGCGAACCTGTTCTCGCAGAATCAGACGGGCGCGCTGATTGTGATCGAGCGCGAGATCGGGTTGCGCACCTACATTGAAAGCGGAGTTCCGCTGGATGCGCAACTTTCCTACGACCTGCTGGCGACCATCTTTCGGCCGAGCGCGCCGCTGCATGATGGTGCGGTGATCATTCGGCGGGACCGGATTGCCGCGGCGGCGTGCTTCCTGCCGCTGTCGATGAATCCCCTGCTTTCGACCCAGCTTGGAACGCGACACCGCGCGGGGATCGGGGTTACGGAAGAGACAGACGCGATCTCGGTCATTGTTTCTGAAGAGAGCGGCGCCATCAGCCTGGCGGTAGGCGGAAACGTGGAGCGCGATATTACGCCTGAGCGCTTGCGGGAGCGCCTGGCGGAGTTGCTGCGGCGGTATGTTCCGAAGCCGGCGATGCCGACCTCGATCGCGAATACGACTGCCGACCTGGCCGATATTGAAGGGCCGGCAGATGCGAGTTCGGCCGCACAACGTGCCACATTGGCAGGCGACGACGGTGATGAGAGGGAGGATGAGCGCGCGTGA
- a CDS encoding DUF2905 domain-containing protein — protein sequence MSDLGKALIGMGVFVVLIGALLLGAAKLNLPLGRLPGDFSWRSKSGNGSFYFPLATCVLVSILLSVLFWIIGAIRK from the coding sequence ATGAGTGATTTGGGGAAGGCGCTGATCGGGATGGGAGTGTTCGTGGTGCTGATCGGCGCGCTGCTGCTCGGCGCCGCCAAGTTGAACCTGCCTCTGGGGCGACTGCCCGGAGACTTTTCCTGGCGCAGTAAGAGCGGAAACGGGTCGTTCTATTTCCCCCTGGCGACGTGCGTGCTGGTGAGCATCCTTCTCAGCGTCTTGTTCTGGATCATCGGGGCGATCAGAAAATAG
- the xseA gene encoding exodeoxyribonuclease VII large subunit, with translation MGDPSQLGLNFQATPPQRKLWKVGELVSSVRTALERSFSDVWVQGEISNFKPAESGHLYFTLKDGDAQLRVVMWRTTARLLRFKPENGMSVTARGRVTLYEVRGELQLQAEYLEPQGAGALQVAFEQLKAKLAAEGLFGQERKKPLPTLPRTIGIVTSPRGAAVQDMLNILRRRHESVHIIIFPAQVQGESAPGEISAGVRFFNSSRMVDVIIVARGGGSVEDLWAFNDEALARTIAGSSLPVISAVGHETDFTICDFVADLRAPTPSAAAELVIQSKHELGDRVENLRTRAARAVRYQLLVSRNALTALAQQGTFARMRDLIARRGQRVDELVFRLAEAQRRHLRNYHRRLDSASARVRAHDLRAKLVAMRRDVEARTGALTAVTRNVLLQHHARLDRLAAQLGALSPVAILDRGYALVFDASGKLVKNAGQLSPGESVRTRVANGEFTAKVEEVKPSS, from the coding sequence GTGGGCGATCCCTCACAACTGGGCCTCAACTTCCAGGCTACCCCGCCTCAGCGAAAGCTCTGGAAGGTGGGCGAACTCGTCTCCAGCGTGCGCACCGCGCTTGAGCGGAGCTTCTCCGACGTCTGGGTGCAGGGCGAAATTTCCAACTTCAAACCCGCCGAGAGCGGGCACCTCTACTTCACCCTGAAGGACGGTGACGCCCAGTTACGAGTCGTGATGTGGCGGACGACCGCGCGCCTGCTTCGCTTCAAGCCTGAGAACGGCATGAGCGTGACCGCTCGCGGCCGCGTCACCCTCTACGAAGTCCGCGGCGAACTTCAACTCCAGGCCGAGTACCTGGAACCCCAAGGCGCCGGTGCGCTCCAAGTCGCCTTCGAGCAACTCAAAGCCAAGCTCGCCGCCGAAGGCCTCTTCGGCCAGGAGCGCAAGAAGCCTCTACCAACACTGCCGCGGACTATCGGCATCGTCACTTCGCCTCGCGGTGCCGCCGTCCAGGACATGCTCAACATCCTGCGCCGCCGCCATGAGAGCGTTCATATCATCATCTTTCCCGCGCAGGTACAAGGCGAATCCGCCCCGGGCGAAATCTCCGCTGGCGTACGTTTTTTCAACTCCTCGCGCATGGTCGACGTCATCATCGTCGCCCGCGGCGGCGGCTCCGTCGAAGATCTTTGGGCCTTTAACGATGAAGCCCTCGCGCGAACCATTGCCGGCAGCAGTCTGCCCGTCATCTCCGCCGTGGGTCACGAAACCGATTTCACCATCTGCGACTTCGTCGCCGACCTTCGTGCCCCAACCCCTTCAGCCGCCGCCGAACTGGTCATCCAGTCGAAGCACGAACTGGGCGACCGAGTCGAGAATCTTCGCACACGCGCCGCCCGAGCCGTGCGCTACCAGTTGCTCGTCTCACGCAATGCCCTCACTGCCCTGGCGCAACAGGGAACCTTCGCCCGCATGCGCGACCTCATCGCCCGTCGCGGCCAGCGCGTAGACGAGTTGGTCTTCCGTCTTGCCGAAGCCCAGCGCCGCCACCTCCGCAACTATCATCGCCGCCTCGACAGCGCCTCCGCCCGGGTCCGAGCCCACGATCTCCGCGCCAAGCTCGTCGCCATGCGCCGCGACGTCGAAGCTCGTACCGGCGCCCTCACCGCAGTCACACGCAACGTCCTGCTCCAGCACCACGCCCGCCTAGACCGCCTCGCCGCCCAACTCGGGGCACTCTCGCCCGTCGCCATCCTCGACCGTGGCTACGCCCTCGTCTTCGACGCATCTGGAAAGTTGGTCAAGAACGCCGGCCAGCTCTCGCCGGGAGAATCCGTACGCACTCGCGTCGCCAACGGGGAATTCACCGCCAAGGTGGAAGAGGTCAAACCGTCCTCTTAG
- a CDS encoding cold-shock protein, whose translation MEQGTVKWFNDAKGYGFISRQSGEDVFVHFSAIQSNGFRSLKEGQAVSFTVEKGPKGLQATNVQAL comes from the coding sequence ATGGAACAAGGAACAGTGAAGTGGTTCAATGACGCCAAGGGTTACGGCTTTATCAGCCGTCAGAGCGGTGAAGATGTGTTTGTCCACTTTTCGGCCATCCAGTCGAATGGTTTCCGTTCGCTGAAGGAAGGCCAGGCGGTGTCGTTCACCGTTGAGAAAGGCCCTAAGGGTCTGCAGGCCACCAACGTCCAGGCTCTGTAG
- a CDS encoding hemerythrin domain-containing protein yields the protein MPSELLLACHQRIRHFSGVAVKLAHAHGVDEKEIVQAAAGLHRYFTVALPLHEADENLSLHPRLRRAVPPQELAGPAADAMLDQHQAIDELVERLVPLWLLLKSAPEKLPETSAEMCALSSRLNDLFQAHLKLEEETIFPAMDKYLSASDQAEIVREMQERRQQG from the coding sequence ATGCCTTCCGAACTTCTACTCGCTTGTCACCAGCGCATTCGACATTTCAGCGGAGTCGCCGTTAAACTCGCGCACGCGCACGGGGTGGATGAGAAGGAAATCGTGCAAGCAGCCGCCGGCTTGCATCGATACTTCACAGTTGCGCTCCCGCTCCACGAAGCCGACGAGAATCTCTCGCTTCATCCTCGCTTGCGACGTGCCGTCCCGCCTCAAGAACTTGCAGGACCCGCCGCCGACGCCATGCTCGACCAGCACCAGGCCATCGACGAGCTCGTCGAGCGTCTCGTGCCGCTCTGGTTACTGTTGAAATCTGCTCCCGAAAAACTGCCGGAGACCTCGGCCGAAATGTGCGCCCTCTCGTCGCGCCTCAACGACTTGTTTCAGGCCCACCTGAAACTCGAGGAAGAGACAATCTTTCCCGCGATGGACAAGTATCTATCCGCGAGCGACCAAGCCGAAATTGTTCGCGAAATGCAGGAGAGACGGCAGCAGGGATAA